The proteins below come from a single Triticum aestivum cultivar Chinese Spring chromosome 5D, IWGSC CS RefSeq v2.1, whole genome shotgun sequence genomic window:
- the LOC123126185 gene encoding chemocyanin, with protein MAARGRGSVNVAVILGVLLLCTLVAEAAVFNVGDRGGWSFNTNSWPTGKRFKAGDVLVFKYDATAHDVVAVSAAGYKACAKPAKGAKVYKSGADRITLARGTNYFICSIPGHCKSGMKILLHCRENQYFHTPFGLLALTPPLRRAYKTAPATPLPTTTAPHSQHFSSASSPTPSVWNYLSQKWMYLDVF; from the exons ATGGCGGCACGGGGAAGAGGCAGTGTCAACGTGGCCGTGATCCTTGGGGTGCTTCTTCTCTGCACGCtcgtggcggaggcggcggtgttCAACGTCGGCGACCGCGGCGGCTGGTCCTTCAACACCAATTCCTGGCCCACCGGCAAGCGCTTCAAGGCCGGCGACGTCCTAG TGTTCAAGTACGACGCGACGGCGCACGACGTGGTGGCGGTGAGCGCGGCGGGGTACAAAGCATGCGCCAAGCCAGCCAAGGGCGCCAAGGTGTACAAGTCCGGCGCGGACCGCATCACCCTCGCACGCGGCACAAACTACTTCATCTGCAGCATCCCCGGCCACTGCAAGTCCGGCATGAAAATACTCCTGCACTGCCGAGAAAACCAGTATTTCCACACACCTTTTGGCCTACTTGCCCTCACGCCTCCACTCCGGCGGGCCTATAAAACCGCACCGGCTACTCCATTGCCAACCACCACCGCACCTCACTCTCAGCatttctcctctgcttcttctcctactccctccgtttggaattacttgtcgcagaaatggatgtatctagatgtattttag